The nucleotide window CAGGTCGCCGCCGCGGTCGACCGCGTCAACGCCATCAACCTCCGCGGCGTGTGGGCCTGCATGAAGCACGAGCTGCGGCACATGCGTGCCCAGGGCAGCGGCGCCATCGTCAACTGCTCCTCGCTCGGCGGCCTGGTCGGCCTGCCCGGCCGCGCTTCCTACCATGCCTCCAAGCACGGCGTGATCGGGCTGACGACCAGCGCGGCCCTCGAATACGCCCCGCGCGGCATCCGGATCAACGCGGTCTGCCCCGGCACCATCGACACCCCGATGGTCCGCGACATGATCACCAAGGGTGAGCTCGACCGCGCCGAGGCCGAAGCCAACCAGCCCATCAACCGGCTCGGCACCGCCGAGGAGATCGCGCAGGCCGTCCTGTGGCTGTGCAGCCCCGGAGCCGGCTTCGTCGTCGGCGTCGCCCTCCCCGTCGACGGCGGCTACGTCGCCCGATAGCTCCGGGACGGACACGCTCTCCCCTGCCGGTATCGGCCTCGGCCTGAGGGATCCAGTCCCGCAGGGTTTCGCCGTACGGGTCGAGGTCCTTGCGTTCCTCCAGCAGTGACCTCTGTGACAGCGCATTCAAGAACAAAGCCCTGATGCACAAGGAACTGCCCACTGACGACGCCACCGCTCCGCGCCGACGAGCACAGGGCCGGTTTCAAGCGGTGATCGCTGCCGAGGCCGGCTGCCTTAGCCGGGGTGAGTGGTGGATCGCTCCGGTGGTGTGCGTCAGGGGCAGGCCCGTGTTCCCGTTGGCGTGGGCGATGATCTCCGCGGTGATCGAAATGGCCGTCTCCTGGGGCGTGCAGGCGCCGAGGTCGAGCCCGATGGGGGAACGCAGCCGGGCGAGCTGTTCTTCGGTGACACCGGCTTTGCGCAGGAGGCGGAGGCGCTCGTGATGCGTGCGCCGAGATCCCATCGCGCCGACGTAGCCGACGGTCAGGCCGAGGGCCAGGCGTAACAGAGGGATGTCGAACTTGGCGTCGTGGGTGAGGACGCAGACGGCGGTACGGGCGTCTACCTCGGTGTGTTCCAGGTAGCGGTGGGGCCAGTCGACCACGATCTCGTCCGCGTGAGGGAAACGGGCCGCCGTGGCGAAGACGGGGCGGGCGTCGCAGACGGTGACCCGGTAGCCGAGGAAGCTGCCGGCCTGGCTGAGTGCGGCGGCGAAGTCGACCGCGCCGAAGACGATCATGTGGGGGCGGGACGCTTTGACGTGGATCAGCGCGGACAGGTGCTCCGGGCAGGTGGCGGCATCCCCTCCGATGTCCACCCGGGCCGTGCGTCCGGCCCGCAGCAGTGCCCGCGCCTGTGCGCCGACCTCCCGTTGGACTGCTCCGGTCAGCGTGCCGGGATAGATACGTCCCTCCGCGTCGGCGCACAGTATCCGGCCGAGCAACTCCTGCGGGCCGTCGATGACTTGGGCCACGGCTACAGGTCTGCCCTCCGTGACGTCGGTGAGGGCTGCGGTGAGGTGCGGCTGTGCCGCAGGGTCGATGTGCTGGACGAGGACGTCGAGTTCGCCGCCGCAGGTCAGGCCGACGGCGAAGGCGTCGTCGTCGGAGTAGCCGAACCAGGCGCGCTGGGGTGGACCCTGGTCGTGGAGGACCTGTCGGCACAGCTCGTAGACGGCTCCCTCGACGCAGCCGCCGGAGATACTGCCGACCGCGTTGCCGTCCACGTCCACCGCGACCGACGTGCCGATGGGGAGGGGTGCGCTGCCGGTGACGTCGACGACGGTGGCGAGGGCGAAGGGGCGGGCTTCGCGGCACCAGCGGTGCAGTGTGTCCGCGATGTTCAGCATGGGCGTTCTCCGTGTGGGGGAGGCCGGATGGCGGAAAGTGTGGAGGATGGCCAGAGGACCGCCGCCGCGCCACGGGGGAGTGTCGTGGCGTGGCGGCGGCCTCGGGGGGCCGGCGATCAGACGGGGAGCCGGATGCCGGACCGGTCGGGGTGTGCTCTGCGCGCCGGCGTCAGAGCAACGCCTCGGCGGTGATGGGCAGTTGACGGACCCGGCGACCGGTGGCGTTGAAGACGGCGTTGCCGATGGCGGCCGCCACCCCCACCTGCACGACCTCGCCGAGCCCCTTGACGCCGAGCGCGTTGCCGTCGTTGTCCTCGCCGTCCAGGTAGATCGCCCTGACCTCGGGGACGTCGGCGTTCACGGGTACGAGGTAGTCGGCGAGGTTGGCGTTGACGATCCGGCCGTCGCGGTGGTCGGTGGTCGTGTGTTCGAGCAGAGCTGTGCCTATGCCGCCGACGATGCCGCCGATCGCCTGGCTGTCGGCGAGCTTGGGGCTGATGATGCGGCCCGCGTCGTACACGCCGAGCATCCGCCGCACCCGTACCAGACCGAGCGTCGCGTCGACGGCGACTTCGGCGAAGGTGGCGTTGTAGGCGTGGTAGGAGCGCCGCTCCGGTTGCGGCGCCCCGGCGTAGGAGCCGTCCGCCTGGAGGTGGGTGCGGTCGTTCGTGCTTCGGCAGCAGCGGCTCGATCACCGCCCACAACTCGTCGCTGACCTCCCACGGCTTCCGCCGCGCCATGCTCACACCCCACAAAACACGGGATCACGTACATCTCCACCGTGCCACAACACGACCTTTCTGCAAGAACTCCTTAATCGATCTACAGCGACGGCTGGACGCCGACCTCGACTCCGACGGCAGCACAGCCATCGCGGACCTGCTGCTCGTCACCCACCTCATCAAGTTGAGCTGGCCGCTCGGCACCTCACTGCTTCCGACCGCCCGTCTCACCGAACTGCTGGACAGGCACCTCTCGCCCATCACTCAACTGCTCCACGAACAACCCGGCCCTGCCGGCTCCAAGAGGCTCACGGGAGTACGAACACCACCCACAGATCCCGGCGAATGCGCCGCATTCCCGCTGGCGGCCGACACAGCCCTTGCCGACCGCGATCTGTCCTCGCTACGCGAGCGCCTCCGCCCACTGGCGCAGGAGGCGCACCAGCGCGCTCCGAGCTACATCGGCAATATCGTCCGCGCCAGCGAGCACGTCTCGCCTGACCTGCTGCGGGCCATCGCGTGGCGAGCACACGGATATCAACGACACTCAAGGCTGCGGCAGCAGAAAGCGAGCCACCGCTACACGATCGAAGAGATCCCCTCGTTTTTGCCCAAGGAATGGTTCGACCCCAACTTCGCGGAGTTAATGCATCGAATGAACGGCCCCGATACCCGGCTGGCCTATTCCTTGAGACGGGCTTCATCTCTGCAGCTCACCCAGTTCATCACCGGAGAATCGTGGCCTTCTTGTGCACCGCAGATCGGAATT belongs to Streptomyces graminofaciens and includes:
- a CDS encoding SDR family NAD(P)-dependent oxidoreductase, which translates into the protein MNPTYDFTGQVALVTGAASGMGLAAARAFAEAGAAVALTDIDAAALNTAVKELTDAGHRALALTCDVSDEEQVAAAVDRVNAINLRGVWACMKHELRHMRAQGSGAIVNCSSLGGLVGLPGRASYHASKHGVIGLTTSAALEYAPRGIRINAVCPGTIDTPMVRDMITKGELDRAEAEANQPINRLGTAEEIAQAVLWLCSPGAGFVVGVALPVDGGYVAR
- a CDS encoding XdhC family protein, producing the protein MLNIADTLHRWCREARPFALATVVDVTGSAPLPIGTSVAVDVDGNAVGSISGGCVEGAVYELCRQVLHDQGPPQRAWFGYSDDDAFAVGLTCGGELDVLVQHIDPAAQPHLTAALTDVTEGRPVAVAQVIDGPQELLGRILCADAEGRIYPGTLTGAVQREVGAQARALLRAGRTARVDIGGDAATCPEHLSALIHVKASRPHMIVFGAVDFAAALSQAGSFLGYRVTVCDARPVFATAARFPHADEIVVDWPHRYLEHTEVDARTAVCVLTHDAKFDIPLLRLALGLTVGYVGAMGSRRTHHERLRLLRKAGVTEEQLARLRSPIGLDLGACTPQETAISITAEIIAHANGNTGLPLTHTTGAIHHSPRLRQPASAAITA